The sequence TGGCCTTACGGGCATTGTCCTCAGCCTCCTTGGCGTTGTCCGAAGCCTTGTGGGAACATCGAGCAACATTAAAAATAGAACTAACGGCTAGCTTACACATTACACTCAACAGTTTTATACATTACAGCTAGCACTAGCAGCTAGTTATACACATTACGGCCAGCACTAACAGCTAGTTGATACTTAAGAGCTAGCCACAAAACCTTGTTTTACACAGCTAGCCCTAGCACCTAGTTTTGCTCAATACGGCTAGCACTAGCACCTAGCTTTACACATAAGCCTGTGAGCGCTGCGTCGCGGCGTACCATGCCGGCCATCATCATGTCCTGGTCCGCCTCGGCCTTCTTGCGCCCCAGCTGGTCCTCGGCAGCGCTGAGCTGGTCCATCAAGGTGCcgacctccttctccagcatcgTGGTGTCCTGGAAGGCCTTCTCCGCCTCCTGCTTGGTCTTGGCAGATCCCTGCGCAGAGGACCCGGCATCAGGCacggctgtctctctctctttctctctctgggtgtAATAGGGTCTCGCTCTCTGGGtgtaatagtctctctctccttggttGTTATAGTCTCTGTGTTTAATAGTCTCTATATCTGGGTATAATACTCTCTCTTTGGGTACAACAGTCTCTGGTCGTATTAGTCAATGTGTAATAGTCTATACCTGGGAATAATAGTCtgtaatagtctctctctctcccggtgtaatagtctctctccctgtttagTAGTCTCTCCCGGTGTAATAGTCTCTCCCGGTGTAATAGTCTCTCCCCCTGTGCAATAGTCTCTCCCCCTGTGCaatagtctctctccctgtgcaatagtctctctccctgtgcaATAGTCTCTCCCTGTGTAATAGCCTCTCTCTGGTACCTTCTGCACGGTGCTGGCAATCTTCTCCGCCTCCTCAGCCTTGGCCTTGGCCTCACGGGCGTCGGCAGCGGCGTTGCCTAGCGCCGCTTCCGCCTGCCGCGTCTTCTCGTTGGCCGCAATGATGGTGGCGTTGATGAACGGGATCTTCCTCAtggcctcctccgccgccgtctTGTTGTCGTTCACACGCTGGTCGAAGTCTGGGGGCAGGAGGTAGGGTCACAAACGGGGACAGAGGAAAACACCAGCCCGGCCACAACTACAGACCAGACCAATGGACAGGATATAACTACAGACAAGACAGATAGACGGTCCAGAACTACAGAAACAGACTAATATACAGACAGGACAGAAccacagagcagacagacaagcagTCAGACTCAGAAAGACAAGCCACaaggccgacagacagagacggacagacagacaagacagaagGAGACCGGATAGGCAGGAGGACAggttgacagacagacgggtacctCTGAGGTTAGCCAGGATGTCCTGAGCCTCCTGGTAGGTGGACCTTCCCTTCTTAGCCGCCTCTTCAGCCTGAGCTTTAGCCGCGTCGGCGCGTGCTAACAGCTGGTCTGCCGTCTGTAAACAACATATTCAGCATTAGCACCCGCTAACAGTATGCTAACAATCCAGCATTATCCCCTGCTGACACTAATCAACAGTTAAAAACCAATGACAGTGTTCTGAAGGAGAACTAAGGCTCATGACATTAACCCCACCCCACTGGGAGAGTGACAATGACCCCAACAAACCGACCATAGCCAAGTTTAGCACCACTTTGACACCATCAGTCCCTCGGTACGAACCTTAACCTCTAGCGGTTCATCCCTCCCTGGTCACAGTAGACTAGACACAACGAGACCTATGTGAGTGGGGATAGGCCCagaaggtccccggttcgagtcCAGCCTTCTGACGCTACCTCCTACCCcctgttattttgttcaatcACAGTACGTCTATTTGGATGAAAAGAGTCAAAGCCATGACGCAACGTGACCCTCCCTGTTGCCGGGAGAGACGGCCGTTGAATGAAGAATGGCCTCAGTGTCTCCGTAGGCTAGCGCAGCGAGCTAGCGCTATGTATAGCATCGCCACACTGACGGCTAGCACGCGCCCCTGCCTCACCCATGGAGGCTAATATTagacagaaggacagatagacagattctctctccctgtatgaGGTCATGATGACGGCAGCCATCAGCTGGTTGATAACTCACCAGCATTAAAGACGGTTTTAATAGATGGGggatcttttattttgaagtcaaATTTGGGTTGACTGGGTCCGAGGGAGCTATGATTCAAATGTGTGCGACTCCATGCGGTGACCTCACTGTCACGAGGAACATGCTGATGCCTTGCTCAATGACCCATACTGTGGCATGACacagtatgtgtatatgtatgtagtATTTCAAATTAAGAGCGGGGAAACTCCATGTACCTGTTGTTCCGACTTGCCCTTCTCCAGCAGCTTGCGGACTTCCTGTTCCTTGGGCTTGAGGTCGTCTCTCAGCTCGTTGTACTCCTTCTCCGTTTTGTCGATCAACTTGTCCAGGTCCGAGGCCTCCTTCTGGATCTTACTGGCCTCGTtctgaacaacacacacacacacggttctgGTTCACCTtctgacacacactcattcactctctccccctttccctcccccccaccctgttgTACAGCCCCACTAGCCTCAGTCTGcctgtggtggtggcggtggtacATACCTCCAGGGCCTTGGTGTCATAGGTGGGCAGGCTGGTCAGGTTGGCCATCATCTGCACCGCCCTGGCCCCggcctcctccgcctccgcGTGGACCTTGTTGGCCTGCTTCTCCAGCGCCTTGGCCAGCTCCTTGGCCTCGTTGTACCTGTAGACACACACCTTGAGCAACAATCCCCTATCCACCAACGCCACAGCGATCCATCCCGTCAGCCTCATCTCAGACTTCCTCTGAGCTGTGCAAGTCAGTTcagccccctgtgtgtgtgtgtgtgtgtgtgtgtgtgtgtgtgtgtgtgtgtgtgtgtgtgtgtgtgtgtgtgtgtgtgtgtgtgtgtgtgtgtgtgtgtgtgtgtgtgtgtgtgtgtgtgtgtccctctctccctccctccctcaggaaGTTGGATGACATACTTCCTGTTGAGCTCGTCGATGTCCTGGCCGGTCTTGCCCTCTCCGTCCAGGGTCTTCCTCAGCAGGTTGTAGGCCTTGGTGGACGTGTCGTTGGCGTCCTTAGCGATCTTTTCAATCTGGTCGGCGTCCATCTTGTGCCTAGAAATAGAGTAAGTGATGTCATTATGTTAGGATAAATCTCAAGACAATCGCAATCAAAATCAACCCAAAAAAATTATCTTAATTCAAATCCCAAACCCTTAATACAATAAAGTCCTTAAAAAACAGAAAGACATCCAGAAAGGACCTCTGAACCCATGGGGCACTTCCTGTATGCGTTTGTGATGTCCCCAGCGAGTGGTGATCTTACTTGTCAGCCAGCTTGCGGGCCTCCTCGGCCAGCAGGGTCATGTTGTTGGGGTCTCCAGGGAGGGGGGTCGGGATGTTCTGGGAGACCATAGAGGGACCCTGTTAGTACAATACTGAACCACCACCCCCAGAGGGTTAACAAAGGGActaaactagtgctgtcagtttaccgtgttattaacggcgttaacgcaaaccaattttaacggcgttcatttttttattgtgcgattaacgctcttttggcttggcgaacgttgtcgttttttcacctgctgtctagcaacaactagtcacgttagaaaaacgacaacaccataccggatctacaCCGGAAACCAAACAACaagcatgagagttcaatgttgtcattagccgtttcgtctttctgaccaatcgcagttcaaggcccacctgggctgtaccacttcgggatgggccgctcagttactcccctttagacaaaatcgacttggttgcgatgttgacagtttgtgagtgttgcggctgttgagtgagtgaaagGTTGtgggcgcacagctcaggctgccggacggcgctacaaggaacttttataaacgcaatattgttatcccgcagtaatcggCCCGATAGCCCCGAAACGTAAACCCAAGTCCGGACTACTCTCAACCCGTCAGGGGCTAGCAGTGAACAGTGTGGAAGGCTTTACAGTCGGAGTGGGGTTCCCAGACAGTCCAGACCGGGATCAGCCCAGCTCAGATCATAGCAGATCTGAGGGGGTCTGGTATGATCGGAACTGTACCTCAATAGTctgataaaacaaaataaattttTGGGGtctatatttattattctcACATTGTCAATATATACCTATTCTCCGAAGTTACATTCtaatttaaattaattatattCTCCACTGCTGCCCATATATCCCACCATGGATTACTAGAGTCCATCTCGGGTAAGACCCGACTAGACCAGATATGCCACCACCGCTACCACACCGGGccggttcctcctccacccaccacgtTAGCGATGTCGGACCGGGCCTTGTCCAGCTGGGTGCGGGCGCGGTCGATGAGCTCCTCGGCGTGCTGCACGCGCGTGCGGGCCTTGTCGGCCTGCGCCCCGCTCTGGTCCACCGTGCTGCGGATGTTCTGCAGGCGGTTCCACTGGGTGGTCAGGGTGCCGTTGATGGAGGCCAGCCGCTCCAGGAGACCCTTGTCCACgtctggggggagagggtggagagggagagagagagagagagagagggggaggaggaggagggggagagagagaacactagTAAACACACTGCAGACTATAAACGGTACACCGGTGGTGGTTGAGATGGTGTGGTGATGGGTAAtagggtggtggttgtggtggtcgAGAAGGGATATAAAGTGGGGGTTAGGGAGGTGACGGGGTTGTGGTAAACCCCGattggggtgggggtgatgtggtAGAAGGTAAATGGGGTATACGGTGGTTGTGGTAtacagcggtggtggtggtggtgtatacTATGGTGGAGGGGGCATACGGTGGTACCTTTGCTTGTCTgggcctcctccagcagctccatgatggccctctctgcctcccggAGGCGCTCTTCGAAGGCTGCGTCGCTCGGCTGGTCCTTGCTGGAGTTCAGGTTGTCGATCAGGTTCTGGAGGTCGTGCAGCTTCTGCCTCTGCTGGTTCACCTGGGTGGGCGAGGTCAcggtcagccacacacacacaccaacagcctGAGTGCCTTTAAACCCACCGGGCCGAGAGGagcctcctccacccagccccccccagcgGGCGGCCAGCCTCACCTTGTCCCGGACCAGGCTGTAGCAGTTGGGACACTGCTGGCAGCCGGGGGCGGAGCGGTTGTAGAAGTAGTTCTCCTCACACATGTCGCAGCGGGAGCCCACGAACCCGGGCCGGCACTCGCACCGCCCGTCCTCGCGACACTGGCCCGACGAAGAACCCTCGGGGTCACAgtcacaggctggggggggggtcacagagaggtcagaggtcaataCCAGCCGAGTGCGTTTCTAGTTGTGTTGCATTTAGCATTCTTAACTTTTAATTCATTGGAAAAGCACGTTGGGGCGTTCTCACGTTTGCAGCCCGACAACCCGAAGCCAAAGAAGTTGACCTCGCAGCGTTCGCACTGTTGACCTGCGACCCCCGGCTGGCACTCGCACTGCCCTGAGGTGATGTCACACAGACCGCTGGTGGAGCCGATGCGATCACAGCTACACCtgtagagggagagatagcATCACATactgatgggagggggggggggggggggggggggggggggggggggaaagaaagaaagaaagaaagagagagagaaaagagacagaaagaaagagagagaaggaagatgaCTGagcagagatgaggagagaggagagattaggagcgatggagagaaagaggaggggggaggagggcagaggaggaagaggagaggggaaaggaggtCTGACGAGGGGtaagaggtgaggagaggaagaggacaggtGAGAGGACAGGGGATGGAGCAGAGGAGAGCGTGACGGCGGGAGGAGAAGAGGCGATAGAGGGGGCACGTTGGTACCGTTCACAGCCGGTTCCGCTGGCCAGGTTGTAGAAGCCGGGCTCACACACGCTGCAGTCGCGGCCGGAGACCTGGGGCAGGCAGGGGCACTGGCCCGTCACCTGGGCACAGCTGGTCTGCTGGCCCTGGGTCCCAAGGGGCGAGCAGgagcaggctggggggggggggggggggagccaggtTAGACATGCTATGTTTATATGCGTGTGATGCCACATACAACTCTGAAgtataaatatgtttaaatatgCTTGAACTATATTGAATAGATACAATATATTATACTTactaaaacataaaatacactgcaaccacaaacacacacaacccacatcCCTACACACCTTTGCACTTGTCTGCGGGGCTGGGGGCCAGGGCGTTGCCGTAGAAACCCTCCTTGCAGCGGTCGCAGAAGAAGCCGTCCGTGTTGTGGATGCACTTGAGGCACTCGCCCGTCTCGCGGTCGCAGTTGCCCACGGCGTTGGGGTCCATGTTGTCGCTGCACTTGCACGCGCGGCAGGCCCGCACCGCCCCCTTCTGGCCCAGCGGGTCCCCGAAGAAGCCGTCGTCACACAGCTCACAGCGcttccctggggggggggggtggggagaccCTGGGGTTAGGGGCTGATGACGCGTCCGTCTAGGCTAGGGGGATCTCCACCGCCGTAACTCGAGACCCCGAGATCCAGACCCTGAGGTCCAGACCCTTAAAAGTTCCCGACCCTGAGGTCCAGACCCTTTAAAGTTGCAGCCCCTTCAGGCTCCAGCCCCAGATCCAGGccccccccctggaccccggtGCCCCAGCCTACCTGTGGTGCCGGGGGGACAGTTGGTGCAGACCACCTCGGTGGTGCGCGGCACCACGGCGCAGGTGGCTCCGCTGGGACAGGGGCAGGCCTCGCAGTCCTCGTCGGTGCCCTTGGTGGAGTCGCCGTAGTAACCGTCCTTACACCGCTCACAGCTCAGACCCGCCGTGTCGTGCTTGCATTCACACGCacctggaaaacacacacagaaccattaAAACCAGTGCAACCAGTAGAAAGAGTGAAGCCATTAAAACCAATACAACTAGTAGAGCAATTAAAACCAGCATAACCAGTAAAACAAGTAGAGCCATTTAAACCAGTGGAACCAGTAGAGCCATTATGAACAGTGCAAGTAGAGGCTTTAAAACCAGTAGAACCATTAAAACCATTAAGACCAATGGAATGATCTAAACGAGAATACCCAGATTAATTAAGTCAACATGTAAAACTGACAGAAACCGAAGCATTCATAATGCATATCGATGTTATTCCCATCTTTATTAAAGCAGATTGCTTATAGAACTAATAGGTCAGCGGGCTGAAAGGGGAAAACACTGATCTATGGGACTATTCACAGACTAATAAAAACATGGATTTCATCCCGCTAACGTAAACCTTTAACAATCAAAACAACCTCAAACCCAATCCACCACAAAGCCGCCCCATTACCCAGCACTGGCCCTGCATCGACGGCATGCGCCCcagtgctcccccccccccggccaccagagggcgctgtctGACCTGAGGTGGGGTGGCAGGAGTCGCTGTGGCCGTTGCAGTTGCAGGGCTCGCAGGCGCTGAAGGCCCCGAGGGCGGGCTGCGCGCGGCGGTACTTGGGGCTGCACTGCTCACAGTGCTGGCCCTGGTAGCCCGGGGGACACGTGCACTGCTCCACCCAGCGGGCCGGCAGCCCCGGGCCCCGTCGCGCCGTCACCAGGGAGACGTCGCCCATGTGACCGGAACCTGGGACCACCACAGGGAGGGGGACGTTAGCACAGGATGGAgaaggccgtgtgtgtgtgtgtgtgtgtgtgtgtgtgtgtgtgtgtgtgtgtgtgtgtgtgtgtgtgtgtgtgtgtgtgtgtgtgtgtgtgtgtgtgtgtgtgtgtgtgtgtgtgtacacacgtaGGGTGTAATCGTGCATGCACGAGTAGGTGTGTGTACTAGGTgtgcaaaagtgtgtgtgtgtgtacttttctCGCTGTAGGTCCCTCGGATCTTGATGGCGGTCAGGTTGTGGAGAAGTTTCTGGAACTCTGGGTGGCTGAGACTCGGCCTCCAGGGGTAGTTGGTCTGGTCATGGagcctgagagagggagagacacacacacacaccgtttaaTATCCCCAGAATATAGGGTCATAAAGGGCCATTAGCACCCAgaggccccgccctcctctgACCCCCTCGTCACCTTCAtcacctctctgcctctcacctGAACACATAGGACTGCACGTTCTCACTGGGGTAGGCGTTGCCCTGGGCGATGAGTGGCACGGCCAcccggagccccgccccctccagcaCCAGGTCCTCGGCTGACATCCGGTTGTCCCGTCGGTCCACGCGGAAGGTCAGGCTCAGGTTCTGACCGTAGCTCAGCAGCTGGTTACCCAGGAACTTCTctgttaggggggggggacaaatgaCTCATGATGCTACAGCTAGGCCTACATTGGTCATGATGCTACAGCTAGGCATACAACACCCATGATGCTCAGATAGAGGTTCCATTACCCATGAAGCTCAGCCAGACGTACCACTAAGCACGATGCTCAGAGCTAGAACTACATTACCCATGAAGCTCAGCCAGACGTACCACTAAGCACGATGCTCAGAGCTAGAACTACATTACCCATGAAGCTCAGCCAGACGTACCACTAAGCATAATGCTCAGAGATAGAACTACATTACCGCTGACGCTTACCTGGGGCAATGAAGTACATGGGGAAGTAGTCTTCTGACATGAGGGAGATCTCCTGGGTGCTGGACGACCACTGCACCGGCACACTGCTGGAGTCCCTCTGCTGGCCCGTCCACTGCTCATcatctgctcacacacacagtagcattCCCATTAGCCTTCATATTATTAACATCATTATTAAAATCATACCATTATCGTCTACATCTTATTTAGCATTTGTATCTGCATGAGCAGTTGTAGCATCATCATAAAACACTAGCTTCAGAACTAGCATAATCATTAACAAAATCTCTAGCACTAGCATATTGAAGTACAAAAGCTTCAGCACTAGCATAATCATCAACCATAGCCTTTTAGCTAGCATCATCGTAAATAATAGCCTTAGCACTAGCATCATCGTAAACAGTAGCCTTAGCACTAGCATCATCATAACTTTAGCTTCAGCACTAGCATCATCAtaaacactagcttcagcactAGCATCATcataacactagcttcagcactAGCATCATcataacactagcttcagcactAGCATCATcataacactagcttcagcaccgtcataacactagcttcagcactAGCATCATCATAACATTAGCTTCAGCACTAGCATCATCATAACATTAGTTTCAGCACTAGCATCATcataacactagcttcagcactAGCATCATCATAACACTAGATTCAGCACTAGCATCATCATAAAATTAGCTTCAGCACTAGCATCATcataacactagcttcagcactAGCATCATcataacactagcttcagcactAGCATCATCATAACATTAGCTTCAGCACTAGCATCATcataacactagcttcagcactAGCATCATCATAACACTGGCTTCAGCACTAGCATCACcataacactagcttcagcactAGCGTCATACCtctgctgaaggaggaggagatggagctgaTGCTGTACCCCTCGGCGCTGCCGCACACGGAGGAGTGCTGGAAGCAGAAGCAGGGCGTGCAGCCCTGGGGGTTCTGCGGGTCCAGGTTGAAGAAGCCCAGGTTGCAGCTGAACAGACAACACACAGGTTCTACAGTTTAGACCCAGCCGTAGAACCTTAGAACAACCCCTTAGGACATTCAAACCAATCCCTTAGAACCCACCTCAACATCAGCCTAACACACAGGTTCTAATGTTTAGACCAAGCCGTAGAACCAACCCCTCAGAACCCACCTCAACCCAtctaaacacacaacaacaaggtTCTGTTCAGCTCCAGCCCTCCTCCGAGCAACTAACAGTACAGACGCTGCTAACACCCAGCCTTAGTAAAGAGGTACAGGGTTTAATCTGCATACATATTATAAAATGTCTTCCAAACAATGCATTTGTGCTATATTTGAGTGGGCTTGGGGACCATGATAAAGGCAGGATAGTGTCGTGGTTACAGTGGCTCCCAGATGAAAGGGACTGGGTTTGATACCCAacgtctgcagtctacctgttgGCACCCGAGAACAAGAGTCCTCATCTGTAGTCGCCCCTTCACGCCGTGTACCATTGCTACGGTGTCTTAAAAATATAGATCAATATTTGATGGGCTTTTTGAGCCTTTATGGAAAggagagtgaagggagggaATGACACTGACGTAGCACAGGACCACAGCTGGGTATCGAACCTGGGTCGCTACAAAACATAATGCCCACATGGTGGGCGCACTACCAGCTAGTACCTAGAGACTAGTAACTATAATAATAGATGTGTGTGAAGCAGGGCCTAATCTTGTTCCACTGCTGTGCCCTGTAAGTGTGAACTTTGACCTCTGTGTTGCTGACCCTGTGGCATGGGAGCCATGCTGGCACGGTCTCACGGTCTGCATGGGACCGGTTTCAGTCCGTATTAGTAGGAGCACAACATCCTGTTTGGATTGGCCGAGTGGCTCGCCCCACCAGAACGAGAACGTCTCCCACCGGGGGTCAGTGGTcagccagggggagggaggggtgaggaactGGGATGTAACTCAAGAGTTCTTTCTATGGCCATAAAACAGACTGGTTTCCTCAGTGATAAAAGGCTATGTGTTCCATCCTCTCAGCCAACCTACTGGGTGCTGTGCGccttcttgtgtgtgcgtgcgtgtgtgtgtgtgcgtgcgtaccggTCACAGTTGAAGCCCTCTACGTTCTCTTTACACTTGCAGCGTCCGGTGTCCACGTCACACTCCTGCGTGCTTCCCGATGGGTCACATGAGCACGGCCTGCGGGAAATCAACCAATCACATTACAGCTCTGTTTGACAGACTACAGCATGCCCCCAATCACAAGTGTTACAGTCAGTTTAGATCCGTTCTAAAATTCCACTTGAGCTGTAGACACAGGAGCAGGTCACGGTTTTGAATTGGAACAAAATGAAAACAACGTGTGAGAAATGGAGACGTGAAACCAGCAGATGGTTGACCTTTCTGACAGAGTGCCCGGAGTATGTTCATGTTGCACTCAGACATAAACACGGCTAGTCTGCGGCTTTTTGTTGATCAGAGAGCGGACATCAACCAAAGTAAACAAAAAGTGCTTATCGTGATGCAAATGTCAACGTCATGCCGACAACATACATTATGGGGCTGACATTTAAATGAgacacaggacagacagacagacagacagacagacagacagacagacaggcaggcaggcagaaagacagacagacagacagacagacaggcaggctacCTGCAGCCAGCCTCGGTCAGTGTGTGGTATCCAGGCTGACAGCGGTCACACTTGTCTCCCGTCACTCCTGGTTTACAGCTGCAGCGCCCCCCGGTGGCACACTGGGTGCTCAGAGAGCCTGCAGcacagcaggggagagagagggagggaacagGGCCCGTCTAGGTCAGCTGGTAGAGCGAGGCATCAACACGGCACAGGGTCAGGGGTTATATTCCTGCTGACGTGTTGATGCGTGCAGTAGTGTACCCCTCTTTGGTTAGGACGGTAAGGGGCATATTATTAAATActatgagaggagaggaagaggatgggtggaggagagaatctgaagaggaaggagaatagacagagtggaggagcagggaggatgagagatgaggagtgaagggagaaggagaggagtgaagggagaaggagaggaggagagaagtgaagggaggaggagaggagagaagggaggaggagaggagaagagtgaaggagaggagtgaagggagaaggagaggattaaagggaggaggagaggaggcgaggtggagaggagagaagggaggaggagaggagagaagggaggatgagaggattaaagggaggaggagaggagagaagggaggaggagaagaaaggagtgaaggagaggagtgaaggagaggagaaaaggagagaagagacgaggagagagggaagcaggaggaggagcgaagGGAGCACAGAGAAGTTAAACATAGCATTTAGTGAAGTGAGGAAAAACACCAGGCGCGTTATGAAAACCACATTCTGACCCGCTGCCACCAGAACCATCTCACAACATcacacccgtgtgtgtgtgcctgtgcgtgtgtgtttagcaGAATACAGCAGCATGGGTTTAAACCAACACATCTGCTACCGTTTAAAAAACATGcggtcagagagggagagggaggaaacgTCAGATCCAACTCGCAAAACGCATCGTTAGAGTCCAACAGAAACCATATAGAAAGGAGCCCGGACCAGTAGCCTTCAGCCTGCGGCTCTGTGTTGCACACGCTGCAGCTCCATGTTCTATTGGCCACAGCTCCATGTTCTATTGGCCACAGCTCTATGTTCTACTGGCAACAGCTCTATGTTCTACTGGCCACAGCTCCATGTTCTATTGGCCGAAGCTCCATGTTCCATTGGCCACAGCTCCATGTTCTATTGGCCACAGCTCCATGTTCTATTGGCCACAGCTCCATGTTCTAATTGGCCACAGCTCTATGTTCTACTGGCCACAGCTCTATGTTCTATTGGCCACAACTAATGTTCTATAAAGGCTGCACTTCACCACATAAGGTTAGAGCTCCAGTCCTCTTACCCTGGGTGACAGGGTGTTAgcctgagtgagtgagaggataAACTTGTGAGTATCTGAGTGCAACAagggcgagaggaggagagagtgagtggacGAGAGTGAGTGGGGGACGTGTGACAGGGTGAGCGCAGGCGAAGCTGGGGAGGATAAGCGCGGGAACTCACCCACTGGGCTGCAGCCGCAGGGCAGGCAGCGATCCCCGGACTGGTCGCGGTAGTAGTCGTCAAGGCAACGCTCGCAGTTGGGCCCGTCGGTGTTGTCAGCGCAGCCCCGGCAGTGGCCGCCGTGCCCGGAGGCCCGGTACAGCTCCGGGTCGAAGTAGCACTCCGAACTCTTCCCGTTGCAGTTACATGCTGtaagacggacacacacacacacacacacggacacggacacacaccaaacacacacacaccttcaaatACCGGTTCAcagttaccatggcaatagaTTAGGCAATAGGGGACCAGATTGTTGAGGATATGTCAATAGTTCTCCATC is a genomic window of Gadus morhua chromosome 8, gadMor3.0, whole genome shotgun sequence containing:
- the lamc1 gene encoding laminin subunit gamma-1 gives rise to the protein MHLFIKALISLTLAACSHCAMDECVDDSNRPQRCMPEFVNAAFNVTVVSTNTCGSPPEEYCVQTGATGVTKSCHICNARDPRQHHSAAYLTDYNTQQDTTWWQSQTMLAGIQYPNTINLTLHLGKAFDITYVRLKFHTSRPESFAIYKRTSEDGPWVPYQYYSGSCEKTYQKTSRGFIGRGQDERQAVCTDDFSDISPLTGGNVAFSTLEGRPGGYTFDKSPVLQEWVTATDIRVTLNRLNTFGDEVFNDPKVLKSYYYAISDFAVGGRCKCNGHASECVRNNGGRLVCNCKHNTGGADCNVCEPFYNDRPWGRATAETPNECLPCNCNGKSSECYFDPELYRASGHGGHCRGCADNTDGPNCERCLDDYYRDQSGDRCLPCGCSPVGSLSTQCATGGRCSCKPGVTGDKCDRCQPGYHTLTEAGCRPCSCDPSGSTQECDVDTGRCKCKENVEGFNCDRCNLGFFNLDPQNPQGCTPCFCFQHSSVCGSAEGYSISSISSSFSRDDEQWTGQQRDSSSVPVQWSSSTQEISLMSEDYFPMYFIAPEKFLGNQLLSYGQNLSLTFRVDRRDNRMSAEDLVLEGAGLRVAVPLIAQGNAYPSENVQSYVFRLHDQTNYPWRPSLSHPEFQKLLHNLTAIKIRGTYSEKSSGHMGDVSLVTARRGPGLPARWVEQCTCPPGYQGQHCEQCSPKYRRAQPALGAFSACEPCNCNGHSDSCHPTSGACECKHDTAGLSCERCKDGYYGDSTKGTDEDCEACPCPSGATCAVVPRTTEVVCTNCPPGTTGKRCELCDDGFFGDPLGQKGAVRACRACKCSDNMDPNAVGNCDRETGECLKCIHNTDGFFCDRCKEGFYGNALAPSPADKCKACSCSPLGTQGQQTSCAQVTGQCPCLPQVSGRDCSVCEPGFYNLASGTGCERCSCDRIGSTSGLCDITSGQCECQPGVAGQQCERCEVNFFGFGLSGCKPCDCDPEGSSSGQCREDGRCECRPGFVGSRCDMCEENYFYNRSAPGCQQCPNCYSLVRDKVNQQRQKLHDLQNLIDNLNSSKDQPSDAAFEERLREAERAIMELLEEAQTSKDVDKGLLERLASINGTLTTQWNRLQNIRSTVDQSGAQADKARTRVQHAEELIDRARTQLDKARSDIANVNIPTPLPGDPNNMTLLAEEARKLADKHKMDADQIEKIAKDANDTSTKAYNLLRKTLDGEGKTGQDIDELNRKYNEAKELAKALEKQANKVHAEAEEAGARAVQMMANLTSLPTYDTKALENEASKIQKEASDLDKLIDKTEKEYNELRDDLKPKEQEVRKLLEKGKSEQQTADQLLARADAAKAQAEEAAKKGRSTYQEAQDILANLRDFDQRVNDNKTAAEEAMRKIPFINATIIAANEKTRQAEAALGNAAADAREAKAKAEEAEKIASTVQKGSAKTKQEAEKAFQDTTMLEKEVGTLMDQLSAAEDQLGRKKAEADQDMMMAGMASDNAKEAEDNARKAKGAVKTVLGTIAALLEQLGNIDKVDLTKLNAIAESLKKAKAKMATSELDRKLAELNEVARGQEEMINDYDRQIGEIRADIANLNDIKNTLPEGCFNTPSLEQP